Below is a window of Pleurodeles waltl isolate 20211129_DDA chromosome 4_1, aPleWal1.hap1.20221129, whole genome shotgun sequence DNA.
gagttagtgtgtgaccATCTGAAATGGCTCTCTGAGTGTGCACGTGaatgtctgtgttggtctgtgagtggcagtgagtgtctgtgtgggcctgtcCTGGCATTGTTAGTGGTGTGGGAATCTGTAGATCCACCACGTTCCTTTAATaattcagaaactactgaacggattttgcaacaaatcacaaaaagtaatATGATATTTTTGGACCAAGATttgactttctgccaaatttggtgtaattccgttgagtTATTCAGGCTGAAGCCGTGTTTAAAGTCCCTGTGGGAAAGTGAATGAGGAAAATtgattttgggaccccttttttctccacccttggccCCCCAGGCAAAACCACTATTCCCTAAATATAATTAGGGGGTCAGACTGATTGTCAGCAGGACCCACACCTAgacaatttatttttcctttttttaattatttatttgtatcCTACTTtgtcacagttaaaaaaaaaatataattacatCTTCTCAGGGGGATGACCCGAGGGCCTACCCCCCAAACACTGGCCCTGGTGGCCTAGCCATATTCTTGCTTGTGGATCACACCACAAGTGTGATCCACAAGCAGAAATAGGTTCCCTTTCCAACAATTTCTCCCACAAACATGAGAAGATCTCCTACGGGGAAAACACTTACCGGCAGGAGCAGCACACTTACCTGCATGCTCTACTGCTTCAATGGCGGTTAGTGAAGTCAGCATTCCTTGTGGTGTGCTGATGTCCCATATGAGCGGGAGATGGGCATATCCCATGCCCTTTAGGAAAAAGGCTTGGATGGTGAGGTATCCTCTGCTCCTACCCCTAATGTCTAACTAACCCACAAAGGTCACCCAAGACTTGAGCAAACCCACCATGACCAGCAGGGTTAGGGGACCTAACCTTTTTTTGGCAATGGGGTCTGCCTCGAACAGATCAATGCTGCAATGAAGACTAGGACCCAGCAGAGACTATTGACGTCTGTCAGAGTCTAGAACCTCACACTAAGCTCTCCAGTGACAGTGGGCTCATCTGCTCTAGGGGTGATCGTGGGTTCTTCAAGCCTAACTGCTCAGGACTTGTTTTGGAATAGGTGGAGTCTCACCTGGGCCAACTTTGAGTTATACCCTTGCTGGGCTAAAAGGCTCTTCGCTCACTGGAACTCCAGTTAAGAGTGGcttccctttcctttttctcttcccattttttggacccctgtctcctaactagaGGGACTGGATCCCTAGGAAATTCCACTTAGTGTGCTCTGGGCAACCACCCACTTAGCTTCTGACCAACTTCTGGTAGGTCATTACCCAGGGGGCAATCCAACTAAGGGTACTCTCCCTCTTTAGGGGGACTATTGCTATAGGTCTCTCTTTGGCTTCCCAGGGATCACCTTTAACTTTCTGGTTTCTCCTTCCACAAGCTTGGGGCACCATCCATGTCAACCACTATGGAGTGACTTAGGCCAATTCACCTGAATAAAGTGGAAGTGGCAACTACAACCCTCAGGAATCACCAATTCACCATCTGGACCCTTTTTCCAGTTAAATGCTATGACGACCTCCTCTTCTGAGGTGTCCTCCCCTATGAAtatactggacagcccagtgctaaccaccctcTGTCACCTCTATTGTGCCCTGCATGCTGACAGTTAAAACATGTTCTAGCGTTCTTGGGATCCCATTTTTCATCCTGATACCTCTTTCCTTTCAAGTGGGAAGAGTCTTGAGACCTACCTTCCTAGACGTTTTTTGGAGGCCTACTTAGGACTCGGTCTTTTTACTCTTGTCAGTGCTACCCCACTTCCCTTGTTGGGAAAGTCTAAGTAACCTTCTTGGAGTCACTTCCACTATGGGCGTTGTTCTTAGTAACCTTGACCTGACCCATTTATCAGCTATCTCCCCCAGCTCTCCGGGAGAAGACAAATCAGAATCCTTAGATAATGTTGCAATGTGGCTGTataacaattggtcaagatgtctTCTTTCATCAAAAGATTATATAGCTCTTCATAGTCATCTACTTTATTGCCCCTTTTCTGGCCTTCTAATGCCTTGACGAAGGTCTAAGTCTACCAAAGTTTGGTCTTGACCTTTTTGGGTATCCATAAAACTGACTCTGTGCTCCTCTGtggtgagtccaaacccttctataAGTGTCTCTTTCATGTGGCCGTAGGACTCAGCCACTTCCTCAGGAAGCATTAGTACtctaaatggggacaaaaagtatgGGGGCATTTGCAATGAGCCCAGTTTCTTACAGTATGTGTGCTCATATGTTGTTTGTTTATGTGCGTCATCATCTTCATATTTTTGGATGAGGATTCCAGTTTCTCCCTGCCTTGCTCTTGTATAACTCTAACAGTCTACCATTGGTTACCTTCTTTCAAGCACCAATGTTTCATTCACACTATGAGACCTCTCTTGATCTGTACCTCCTACCATTTTAAGCTCATTCATCCTCTTTGTTCTGGacaattttcctttatttttttatcaCAAACAGATTCCTAACATGGAGTGTGTCTCCAGTTTTTGGAAAGTAAACCTATGTTCTAGACTCCTTTGTCACTACTTCTCTGTTGTTAATGTGTTCTACTCTTCCATCACATGAAGGTCTTTGACATTACCTTATAGCAGCATACAGCTTTATAATTTATAAAGGTACTCACAACATATTTGATCTGCATTTTTTGTGTACTACTCACAAGAGATAGGCTGCTATTGAATGTGTGGTCTGCATTGTTTTACGATGTATTCATGTTACTGAATGATGCTTGATATTCACATAGAAAATCCATTGGGATAGTCTGTATGCTAgttactctcacacccacacccatacccacacacacacacacacacacacatgtaagatctccatgatatatatatgtatttctctcCTGGCAGGTCTCTTCCTCTGGAGAGATGAAAGGTGACAACCAGACCTCGGTGACAGAATTCATCCTCCTTGgtctcaccgaagacccagacctACAATTCCCATTGTTTGTTTTATTCCTTCTGATCTACATCATCACAGTGGTGTGCAATGTCACTATAATGGCACTGATCAAGATCTCTCCTCGCCTTCACACACCCATGTACTTCCTGCTAAGTAACTTGTCTTTTGTAGACCTCTGTTACTCCTCTGTTATCACACCCAAAATGCTGAACATGTTTCTGGTGAAGGAAACAATTTCACTTTCAGAATGTGTaacacagttttttttctttgtatggATGGCAACTGCAGAGAATTTCCTCTTGACAGTAATGTCCTATGATAGATATGTGGCTATATGTAAACCTTTGCGTTATACTACAATCATGACCAAGCACGTTTGCACATACACTGTATTTATTGTGATCTTACTAACCTTCCTGCAAGCCCTAATTCAAAGTGCATGTATTCTAAGGTTGGCTTTTTGTGGCTCAAATGAAATtactcatttctactgtgatgtgaTTCCACTGTTAAAACTTGCATGCTCTGATACAACACTTAATGTGGCCCTGCTGCTTTATGAAGGTGGCAGCATTATGGCAGTGTCAGTGGTGCTTATTATTGTTTCCTATATATACATTATTTGCACCATTCTGAGGATCAGTTCATCAGAAGGTAGATGGAGGACATTCTCCACATGCTCATCCCACTTTGCCTCTGTTACCCTACTTTATG
It encodes the following:
- the LOC138287050 gene encoding olfactory receptor 8D1-like, translating into MKGDNQTSVTEFILLGLTEDPDLQFPLFVLFLLIYIITVVCNVTIMALIKISPRLHTPMYFLLSNLSFVDLCYSSVITPKMLNMFLVKETISLSECVTQFFFFVWMATAENFLLTVMSYDRYVAICKPLRYTTIMTKHVCTYTVFIVILLTFLQALIQSACILRLAFCGSNEITHFYCDVIPLLKLACSDTTLNVALLLYEGGSIMAVSVVLIIVSYIYIICTILRISSSEGRWRTFSTCSSHFASVTLLYGTLTCMYIRPSSKYSIGQDQVVSVFYTVVIPMVNPLIYSLRNKDVKDALRKVMHRITLPGQIHLKSSTC